In Micromonospora sp. LH3U1, one genomic interval encodes:
- a CDS encoding taurine ABC transporter substrate-binding protein, with translation MRRPIFRTLLTTAVLLAAVPLAGCGDGAASGGGDPQRKSIRLAYQAFPSGDLIVKNQQLLEKALPDYKITWTKFDSGASINTAFAAGSVDIAAIGSSPVARGLSAPLNLPYKVAFVLDVAGDNEALVARNGANVASITDLRGKKIGTPFASTAHFSLLAALNQAGVKESEVTLVDLEPQDILAAWTRGDLDAAYSWLPSLDELKKTGKVLITSRELATAGKPTLDLGVVSTAFADAHPEAVDAWRKAEAKALDLIASDPTAAATAVGRELNLDTAAAQHQLSQGVFLKPAELASPEWLGSPEKVGALADNLYNAAVFLKAQKKIDAIPDRSVFEAAIYTKGLPSVLRP, from the coding sequence GTGCGTCGACCAATATTCCGAACTCTCCTCACGACCGCCGTGCTTCTCGCCGCCGTTCCACTCGCCGGGTGCGGCGACGGCGCCGCCAGTGGCGGTGGCGACCCGCAGCGCAAGAGCATCCGGCTCGCCTACCAGGCGTTCCCCAGCGGCGACCTGATCGTCAAGAACCAGCAACTGCTGGAGAAGGCACTACCCGACTACAAGATCACCTGGACCAAGTTCGACTCCGGCGCGAGCATCAACACGGCGTTCGCGGCCGGCAGTGTGGACATCGCCGCGATCGGCTCCAGCCCGGTCGCGCGCGGTCTGTCGGCGCCACTGAACCTGCCCTACAAGGTGGCCTTCGTCCTCGACGTGGCCGGCGACAACGAGGCGCTGGTGGCGCGCAACGGCGCCAACGTCGCCAGCATCACCGACCTGCGGGGCAAGAAGATCGGCACGCCGTTCGCGTCGACCGCCCACTTCAGCCTGCTGGCCGCACTCAACCAGGCCGGCGTCAAGGAGAGCGAGGTGACCCTGGTAGATCTGGAACCGCAGGACATCCTCGCCGCCTGGACCCGTGGTGACCTCGACGCCGCGTACTCCTGGCTGCCGTCCCTCGACGAGCTGAAGAAGACCGGCAAGGTGCTGATCACCAGCCGGGAGCTGGCCACCGCCGGTAAGCCCACGTTGGATCTCGGCGTGGTCTCCACCGCGTTCGCCGACGCGCACCCCGAGGCCGTCGACGCGTGGCGCAAGGCGGAGGCGAAGGCCCTCGACCTCATCGCGAGCGACCCGACCGCCGCGGCGACCGCCGTGGGTCGTGAGCTGAACCTGGACACCGCCGCGGCCCAGCACCAGTTGAGTCAGGGCGTGTTCCTCAAGCCCGCCGAGCTGGCCAGCCCCGAGTGGCTGGGCTCGCCCGAGAAGGTCGGCGCGCTCGCCGACAACCTCTACAACGCGGCGGTCTTCCTCAAGGCGCAGAAGAAGATCGACGCGATACCGGACCGGTCGGTGTTCGAAGCGGCCATCTACACCAAGGGTCTGCCGAGTGTCCTCCGACCCTGA
- a CDS encoding ABC transporter permease encodes MTVVAAVQTVGSDVGAPPPAHQPRRAGRAAWWRRIALRAVTLVVLLAIWQILAVLTDNPTFIPAPGAVWDRLVQTSTTHDGVRGYSGHLLIEHLGVSLRRILIGSVVGVAAGLVLGLVMGTVAWVRVATEPVVTFVRALPPLAYFSLLIIWFGIDETPKLWLLSIAALPPVAVATASAVKAAPATLVEAARALGGGRWAVTRDVVLPHALPEIFTGIRLAVGIAYSSVVAAETINGVPGIGGMVRDAQRYSQTDVVVLGLFAIGLSGLLIDALLRTAEDRLVPWRGRG; translated from the coding sequence GTGACCGTTGTTGCCGCAGTACAGACCGTGGGCTCCGATGTCGGTGCCCCACCACCGGCTCACCAGCCACGCCGAGCGGGGCGGGCCGCCTGGTGGCGACGCATCGCGCTCCGCGCCGTCACCCTCGTGGTCCTGCTGGCGATATGGCAGATCCTCGCGGTGCTGACCGACAACCCCACGTTCATCCCAGCGCCGGGCGCCGTGTGGGACCGACTGGTGCAGACCTCGACCACCCACGACGGTGTCCGGGGCTACAGCGGCCACCTGCTGATCGAGCACCTCGGGGTGAGTCTGCGTCGCATCCTCATCGGCTCGGTGGTGGGCGTCGCGGCCGGCCTGGTGCTCGGCTTGGTGATGGGCACTGTCGCCTGGGTGCGGGTCGCGACCGAACCGGTCGTCACCTTCGTCCGCGCGTTGCCACCCCTGGCGTACTTCAGTCTGCTCATCATCTGGTTCGGCATCGACGAGACCCCGAAGTTGTGGCTCCTGTCCATCGCCGCGCTGCCCCCGGTCGCGGTCGCCACCGCCTCCGCGGTCAAGGCCGCGCCCGCCACTCTCGTGGAGGCGGCTCGGGCGTTGGGTGGCGGCCGTTGGGCGGTGACCCGCGACGTGGTGCTGCCGCACGCGCTCCCGGAGATCTTCACCGGCATCCGGCTCGCCGTGGGTATCGCCTACTCGTCGGTGGTCGCCGCCGAGACCATCAATGGCGTACCGGGCATCGGGGGCATGGTCCGCGACGCACAACGGTATTCGCAGACCGACGTGGTGGTGCTCGGGCTGTTCGCCATCGGCCTGTCCGGCCTCCTCATCGACGCGCTGCTGCGGACGGCGGAGGACCGGCTCGTTCCCTGGCGCGGTCGAGGCTGA
- a CDS encoding VOC family protein: MSPKDAQGDTSGTSSIESVDVKLEVIVIPVSDVGRAKAFYERLGWRLDQTPPGIIQFTPHGSGCSLQFDAELTAAAPGSASAYLIVSDLEAARNALISAGVEVGEIFHVSPDGPVAGLDPERRSYFSRATLRDPDGNTWLIQEITTRLPGRIEGGLTSFGSASDLASALRRAAAAHGEHEERTGERDDNWPDWYATYMVSEQSGATPPE, from the coding sequence ATGAGCCCGAAGGATGCCCAGGGCGACACGAGTGGCACGTCGAGCATCGAGAGCGTCGACGTGAAGCTCGAGGTGATCGTCATCCCCGTGTCCGATGTCGGCCGCGCGAAAGCGTTCTACGAACGCCTCGGTTGGCGGCTCGACCAGACACCACCCGGCATCATCCAGTTCACGCCGCACGGCTCCGGGTGCTCGCTCCAGTTCGATGCGGAGCTCACGGCGGCGGCGCCCGGTTCGGCCAGCGCGTACCTGATCGTGTCCGACCTTGAGGCAGCCCGGAACGCTCTGATCTCTGCCGGTGTCGAGGTGGGTGAGATCTTCCATGTCAGCCCGGACGGCCCGGTCGCCGGGCTGGACCCCGAGCGGCGCAGCTACTTCTCGCGCGCCACGCTCCGCGACCCGGACGGCAACACCTGGCTCATTCAGGAGATCACGACCAGGCTTCCCGGGCGCATCGAGGGTGGCCTGACGTCGTTCGGCTCCGCGAGCGACCTGGCGAGCGCTCTTCGGCGCGCGGCCGCCGCCCACGGTGAGCACGAAGAGCGCACCGGCGAGCGGGACGACAACTGGCCCGACTGGTACGCGACGTACATGGTGAGCGAGCAGTCGGGGGCCACGCCGCCCGAGTGA
- a CDS encoding pyridoxal-phosphate dependent enzyme: MIAPVSLGTWPTPLEAAPRLAARLGLAEFWFKRDDLNGLGGGGNKIRKLQYTCAEAVAIGATTVITSGAPQSNHARLTAAAAARLGLACVLVLAGPPATKRRGNLLLDELAGAEIVWGGDSPLAEVVAIEAEKRSAYVIPFGGTSPASTQAYVDCGRELRAQVPDIDGTEVVVALGSGGTMAGLVRELGAERVVGVDVGAVPDPRATVAGLLVGEVEPGALRIDGSQVGTGYRTLTDAVRAALETTAREEGIFLDPTYTGRAMAALLAGSFPRGDKVVFLHSGGLPGLFGHPEL, from the coding sequence ATGATCGCTCCCGTTTCCCTCGGTACCTGGCCGACACCGTTGGAGGCCGCGCCGCGGCTCGCCGCCCGGCTGGGGCTGGCCGAGTTCTGGTTCAAGCGCGACGACCTGAACGGCCTCGGCGGAGGTGGCAACAAGATCCGCAAGCTGCAGTACACCTGCGCCGAGGCGGTCGCCATCGGCGCCACCACCGTGATCACCTCGGGGGCGCCGCAGAGCAACCATGCCCGGCTCACCGCTGCCGCGGCCGCGCGGCTCGGCCTCGCCTGCGTACTGGTGCTTGCCGGTCCGCCCGCGACGAAACGGCGTGGCAACCTGCTGCTCGACGAGCTCGCTGGTGCGGAGATCGTCTGGGGCGGGGACAGCCCGCTCGCCGAGGTGGTGGCAATCGAGGCAGAGAAGCGATCGGCGTACGTCATCCCGTTCGGCGGCACCTCGCCCGCATCGACGCAGGCTTATGTGGATTGCGGCCGGGAACTGCGCGCCCAGGTGCCGGACATCGACGGGACCGAGGTCGTGGTCGCGCTCGGCTCCGGTGGAACGATGGCCGGGCTGGTGCGTGAGCTGGGCGCCGAGCGGGTGGTCGGCGTGGATGTCGGTGCCGTGCCCGACCCTCGGGCGACCGTCGCCGGGCTGCTCGTCGGCGAGGTCGAGCCAGGTGCGCTGCGGATCGACGGCTCGCAGGTGGGTACGGGTTACCGCACTCTCACCGACGCGGTGCGGGCGGCGCTGGAGACGACCGCGCGCGAAGAGGGAATTTTCCTCGATCCGACGTACACCGGCCGGGCGATGGCCGCGCTGCTGGCCGGCAGCTTCCCGCGCGGCGACAAGGTGGTCTTTCTGCACAGCGGTGGACTGCCGGGGCTCTTCGGCCACCCTGAGCTCTAG
- a CDS encoding STAS domain-containing protein translates to MSLTLIRDGSFSLISAAGEIDMSNAHLLTELVEFLCRAPAPLITVDLSAVRFFGAHGISALLRASQEVAWARGRLTLRAPSPFVLRVLGVAGVMRHLELDVTSTPARAPITRVRGPHPPTKERHVQSTGPQGDSTREPDSQLA, encoded by the coding sequence ATGTCCCTGACGTTGATCCGCGACGGCTCCTTCAGCCTGATCAGCGCTGCCGGAGAAATCGACATGAGCAACGCCCACCTGCTCACCGAACTGGTGGAATTCCTCTGCCGCGCACCCGCGCCACTGATCACGGTGGATCTGTCGGCGGTCCGCTTCTTCGGCGCGCACGGCATCAGCGCTCTGCTCAGGGCCAGCCAGGAGGTTGCCTGGGCCCGGGGACGGCTGACGCTTCGCGCTCCCTCGCCGTTCGTTCTCCGTGTCCTCGGCGTGGCCGGGGTGATGCGGCACCTCGAACTTGACGTCACGTCGACACCAGCCCGCGCTCCGATCACCCGAGTGCGCGGCCCACATCCCCCAACAAAGGAGAGACATGTTCAATCCACTGGACCACAAGGGGATTCCACTCGAGAGCCAGATTCGCAACTGGCGTGA
- a CDS encoding hemerythrin domain-containing protein produces MPDTGTPTTPGPQEDVVDLLLAQHAQIEQLFLLVIGSTGDTRRDAFDELVKVLAAHETAEEEVVHPLARTLPGGGGDAMVDDRLDEERQAKETLQTLIAGGVDADGFDTGIILLRDAVLVHARYEERYEFPQLRQHVPSGRLRSLATAVRAAEASAPTRPHPSAQSAKGNLAAGPVLAVIDRVRDAVRKPSDS; encoded by the coding sequence ATGCCTGACACCGGCACCCCGACCACTCCCGGCCCCCAGGAGGATGTCGTCGACCTGCTGCTCGCCCAGCACGCCCAGATCGAGCAGCTCTTCCTGCTGGTCATCGGCAGCACCGGCGACACCCGGCGCGACGCCTTCGACGAGTTGGTCAAAGTCCTCGCCGCGCACGAGACTGCCGAGGAAGAGGTTGTCCACCCACTCGCCCGTACGCTGCCCGGCGGGGGTGGCGACGCCATGGTCGACGACCGGCTCGACGAGGAGCGGCAGGCGAAGGAGACGCTGCAGACCTTGATCGCTGGCGGCGTGGACGCCGACGGCTTCGACACCGGCATCATCCTGCTGCGCGACGCCGTGCTCGTGCACGCCCGGTACGAGGAGCGCTACGAGTTCCCCCAGCTCCGCCAGCACGTCCCGTCCGGCCGGCTGCGCAGCCTCGCCACAGCCGTCCGGGCGGCGGAAGCGTCCGCTCCGACGCGGCCACATCCCAGCGCCCAGTCGGCCAAGGGCAACCTGGCCGCTGGTCCGGTGCTGGCGGTCATCGACCGGGTACGCGACGCAGTGCGGAAGCCGTCGGACAGCTGA
- a CDS encoding GAF and ANTAR domain-containing protein: MMRPTVDHVDALAELGRVRLDEISLDDMLRRIAELANRSVPGAMEVSVTLVRGRDSWTAAFTGDVARELDEWQYEQHRGPCLDASASGDTVSVPDMAAERRWPAWAAKARTVGVGSSLSIGLPIQGSVVGGLNVYGDSTNAFDPPSIASAEGFAAYAAVALANAHLYDTAATLAAQMQEAMRNRAVIEQAKGIIMGDRRCSPEEAFALLSKISQDTNRKVRDVAEALVARAVRHTRV; encoded by the coding sequence ATGATGCGGCCGACTGTGGATCACGTCGATGCGTTGGCCGAGCTGGGCCGGGTCAGGCTCGACGAAATCAGCCTCGACGACATGCTGCGCCGGATCGCCGAGCTTGCCAACCGAAGCGTCCCCGGGGCCATGGAGGTGTCGGTCACTCTGGTCCGAGGTCGGGACAGTTGGACCGCGGCATTCACCGGCGACGTGGCCCGCGAGTTGGACGAGTGGCAGTACGAGCAGCACCGGGGTCCCTGCCTGGATGCCTCCGCCAGCGGCGACACCGTCTCGGTGCCGGACATGGCCGCCGAGCGGCGTTGGCCGGCATGGGCGGCGAAGGCTCGAACCGTCGGGGTGGGAAGTTCCCTGTCGATCGGGCTCCCGATTCAGGGATCGGTGGTGGGTGGGCTCAACGTCTACGGCGACTCGACGAATGCCTTCGATCCGCCATCGATCGCCAGCGCGGAGGGCTTCGCCGCGTACGCGGCGGTGGCGCTGGCCAACGCGCACCTGTACGACACCGCCGCCACGCTAGCGGCGCAGATGCAGGAGGCGATGCGGAATCGCGCGGTGATCGAGCAGGCCAAGGGGATCATCATGGGGGACCGACGGTGCTCGCCGGAGGAGGCGTTCGCGCTGCTGTCGAAGATCTCTCAGGACACCAATCGAAAGGTACGCGACGTCGCTGAGGCCCTTGTCGCCCGGGCAGTTCGACACACTCGGGTCTGA
- a CDS encoding DUF4185 domain-containing protein, protein MGMRRRSLLGRAAAIGAASAVGAVGTVMTTAAPAQAAVWKKRLTGADLDTNSRWRVAGTDLGIPYVLENGSIGYLFGDTFNTPWPEGPPLPNDWRSPVMLRSGVHPGAPGGVVFDSAARVAGNGRAPELMHNGHHGIGIDGLAEVTVIPNDGISFPETGRQVISYMSIENWNSAGPAGPQWKSRYAGLAFSDNGNDFTRTPLKWWNSPDNRDPFQMWTMQRDGDHVYVFSVRSGRQDGPMMLRRVRWDRLFYPESYEGWGWNGTNWGWGRPCTPILTGRFGEPSVRRLSDGTWVMSYLNCQNGCLVTRTAPGPDRVWTAEKIQVTSWQEPALYGGFIHPWSSRNADDLHLMVSKWTRTPDGRSTAYHVSQFVGSV, encoded by the coding sequence ATGGGTATGCGTCGTCGCTCGCTCCTCGGTCGCGCCGCCGCGATAGGCGCAGCCAGCGCGGTCGGTGCTGTGGGCACCGTCATGACAACGGCCGCTCCGGCCCAGGCGGCGGTGTGGAAGAAGCGGTTGACCGGCGCGGACCTCGACACCAACAGCCGCTGGCGGGTGGCGGGCACCGACCTGGGCATCCCCTACGTGCTTGAGAACGGGTCCATCGGCTACCTCTTCGGCGACACCTTCAACACCCCGTGGCCGGAGGGCCCGCCATTGCCCAACGACTGGCGGTCACCGGTCATGTTGCGTTCCGGCGTCCACCCCGGCGCACCGGGTGGAGTGGTCTTCGACAGCGCGGCGCGGGTTGCCGGCAACGGACGTGCGCCGGAACTGATGCACAACGGCCACCACGGCATCGGCATCGACGGCCTTGCGGAGGTGACCGTCATCCCCAACGACGGAATCAGCTTTCCGGAGACCGGTCGGCAGGTCATTTCCTACATGAGCATCGAGAACTGGAACTCCGCCGGCCCGGCCGGGCCGCAGTGGAAGTCCCGCTACGCGGGGCTGGCCTTCTCCGACAACGGCAACGACTTCACCCGTACGCCGCTCAAGTGGTGGAACAGCCCGGACAACAGGGACCCGTTCCAGATGTGGACCATGCAGCGGGACGGCGACCACGTCTACGTCTTCTCGGTACGGTCAGGACGGCAGGACGGTCCGATGATGCTGCGTCGCGTCCGGTGGGACCGCCTGTTCTACCCCGAGTCGTACGAGGGGTGGGGCTGGAACGGTACGAACTGGGGCTGGGGACGGCCCTGCACGCCCATCCTCACCGGTCGCTTCGGTGAGCCGTCGGTGCGCCGGCTCAGCGATGGGACCTGGGTGATGTCATACCTGAATTGCCAGAACGGGTGCCTGGTCACCCGGACCGCGCCCGGACCCGATCGTGTATGGACGGCGGAGAAGATCCAGGTGACGAGCTGGCAGGAGCCCGCACTCTACGGCGGGTTCATCCATCCCTGGTCGAGTCGCAACGCCGACGATCTGCACCTGATGGTCTCGAAGTGGACTCGTACGCCGGACGGCCGCAGCACCGCCTACCACGTCAGCCAGTTTGTTGGCTCTGTGTGA
- a CDS encoding FG-GAP repeat domain-containing protein, whose translation MRRTLLALLVALGAAAATVTAAPAHADPIGTLACPSIPANRDPAVTLVVYRVARAHNANDKVTLSAFEAGWVESHMNNLPCGDKSSLGVFQQRWDYGWGTPEQIMDPVYASTQYVTRAIVCDRDNPGYSAGQVAQCVQRSGFPDRYDQVAATARTQLNEAARTHAIAGGSATDVTGDGRDDIVSFTQNALADVYVGASTGSAFAGTSVKWNDFFAIGGETASTGDVNGDGRDDIVTFAHSNTGDVYVALSTGTSFGGGGKWHDWFAPGAEIGAVGDVNGDGRDDIVAFTHNPAGDVYVALSTGTGFGPGLKWHEYFSPFGEFPALGDVNGDGRDDLITFTQGPATASDVIVALSNGSSFGAAQKWHDLFAVGAEQPRVGDINGDGRDDIVTFTCNADADVYAAVSTGTGFAGTTVKWNDYFCLAGEFPYLGDANGDGKDDIVVFTKGATNDVHVGLSTGTNFLGATKWHDFFGLNGETTL comes from the coding sequence GTGAGACGTACCCTCCTGGCCCTTCTGGTCGCCCTCGGCGCCGCCGCGGCGACGGTCACGGCAGCGCCGGCGCACGCCGACCCGATCGGCACCCTGGCCTGTCCCTCCATCCCCGCCAACCGCGACCCCGCGGTGACGCTTGTCGTCTACCGGGTCGCCCGCGCCCACAACGCCAACGACAAGGTGACGCTGTCCGCCTTCGAGGCGGGCTGGGTCGAGTCGCACATGAACAACCTGCCGTGTGGCGACAAGTCGTCGCTCGGGGTGTTCCAGCAGCGCTGGGACTACGGCTGGGGCACTCCGGAGCAGATCATGGACCCGGTCTACGCCAGCACCCAGTACGTCACCCGCGCAATAGTCTGCGACCGCGACAACCCGGGGTACAGCGCGGGCCAGGTCGCCCAGTGCGTCCAACGGTCGGGCTTTCCCGACCGGTACGACCAGGTGGCCGCCACTGCCCGGACCCAGCTCAACGAGGCGGCCCGTACCCACGCCATCGCCGGCGGGTCCGCCACCGACGTCACCGGCGACGGCCGGGACGACATCGTCAGCTTCACCCAGAACGCCCTCGCCGACGTCTACGTCGGCGCCTCCACCGGCAGCGCCTTCGCCGGCACATCCGTGAAGTGGAACGACTTCTTCGCCATCGGCGGAGAGACCGCGTCCACCGGTGACGTCAACGGCGACGGTAGGGACGACATCGTCACCTTCGCCCACAGCAACACCGGTGACGTGTACGTCGCGCTGTCCACCGGCACCTCGTTCGGCGGCGGCGGCAAGTGGCATGACTGGTTCGCCCCGGGCGCGGAGATCGGCGCGGTCGGCGACGTCAACGGGGATGGGCGCGACGACATCGTCGCGTTCACCCACAATCCCGCCGGCGACGTCTACGTCGCGCTGTCCACCGGCACCGGGTTCGGTCCCGGCCTCAAGTGGCACGAGTACTTCAGCCCGTTCGGTGAATTTCCCGCGCTCGGTGACGTCAACGGCGACGGCCGCGACGACCTCATCACCTTCACCCAGGGCCCCGCCACCGCCAGCGACGTCATCGTCGCCCTGTCGAACGGCAGCTCGTTCGGCGCCGCGCAGAAGTGGCACGACCTGTTCGCCGTCGGCGCCGAACAACCGCGCGTCGGCGACATCAACGGCGACGGCCGCGACGACATCGTCACGTTCACCTGCAACGCCGACGCCGACGTCTACGCCGCCGTCTCCACCGGGACGGGCTTCGCGGGAACAACGGTGAAGTGGAACGACTACTTCTGCCTGGCCGGCGAGTTCCCGTACCTCGGTGACGCCAACGGCGACGGCAAGGACGACATCGTCGTCTTCACCAAGGGCGCCACCAACGACGTCCACGTCGGCCTCTCCACCGGCACCAACTTCCTCGGCGCCACCAAATGGCACGACTTCTTCGGCCTCAACGGCGAGACGACGCTGTGA
- a CDS encoding N-acetylmuramoyl-L-alanine amidase produces the protein MRLTRRTCALFLAAALAGQVAAAPANAARPVAPSSLTAAFARAGVEFDVPRDLLVAVGYGETRLDGHGGLPSQANGFGVMHLVSNPTQHSLERAATLTGEPIDRLRSVTSANIRGGAAVLRDLADKEGLTAGARDRLSAWYPVVARYSVAGTDATARLYADHVYDLLRTGIAAGSVRVAPQPVRPELGRYASVAPAGTGPTAAAAAPPEYGPARWISAYSGNYQVGRSSRITTVAVHVTQGSYAGTVSWFQNPSAGVSAHYVVKSSNGEITQMVREGDTAYHARSANPYAVGIEHEGFVDNPAWFTDAMYRSSAALTRYLCDKYGLPKNRTAIKGHNELPGNDHTDPGPNWNWNYYISLVNTGGGSGGRYLAGSPTDFTGDGRDDVVTFTQGSLNDVYVATSTGSAFSGTSAKWNDFFGLNGETLLSGDVDGDGKDDILAFSHGALADVYVALSTGTGFSPSQKWHDWFAPNAEVAAVGDVNGDGRDDIITFTHDTNGDVYVALSTGTGFGPGLKWHEYFSIAGEYPALGDVNGDGRDDIITFTQGPVTASDVIVALSTGTAFGSPQTWHDLFAVGTEQPRVGDINGDGRDDIVTFTCNADADVYAAVSTGTSFAGTTVKWNDYFCLAGEFPYLGDANGDGKDDIIVFTKGATNDVHVGLSTGTNFLGATKWHDFFGLNGETTL, from the coding sequence ATGCGACTGACCAGACGCACGTGCGCACTCTTCCTGGCGGCGGCGCTCGCCGGCCAGGTCGCCGCCGCGCCGGCCAACGCGGCCCGACCCGTGGCGCCCAGCTCGCTCACCGCCGCCTTCGCCCGAGCCGGCGTCGAATTCGACGTGCCCCGGGATCTGCTGGTCGCGGTGGGCTACGGCGAGACCCGTCTGGACGGGCACGGCGGCCTGCCCAGCCAGGCCAACGGATTCGGGGTCATGCACCTCGTCAGCAACCCCACCCAGCACAGCCTCGAACGGGCGGCCACGCTCACCGGCGAACCGATCGACCGCCTGCGCTCGGTCACCTCGGCCAACATTCGGGGCGGCGCCGCGGTGCTGCGCGACCTGGCCGACAAAGAAGGACTGACCGCCGGCGCGCGAGACCGGCTCTCCGCCTGGTACCCAGTCGTGGCGCGGTACAGCGTAGCCGGCACCGACGCGACGGCCCGGCTGTACGCCGACCACGTCTACGACCTGCTGCGGACCGGTATCGCGGCCGGCTCGGTCCGGGTCGCGCCGCAGCCGGTCCGCCCCGAGCTCGGCCGCTACGCCTCGGTCGCCCCGGCCGGCACCGGCCCGACCGCCGCCGCGGCAGCACCGCCGGAATACGGGCCGGCGCGCTGGATCTCCGCCTACAGCGGCAACTACCAGGTCGGCCGATCGTCGCGGATCACGACGGTGGCGGTGCACGTCACCCAGGGGTCGTACGCCGGCACCGTGAGCTGGTTCCAGAACCCGTCGGCGGGGGTGAGCGCGCACTACGTCGTGAAGTCGAGCAACGGTGAGATCACCCAGATGGTCCGCGAGGGTGACACGGCCTACCACGCGCGCTCGGCCAATCCGTACGCCGTCGGTATCGAGCACGAAGGGTTCGTGGACAACCCGGCCTGGTTCACCGACGCCATGTACCGGTCGTCGGCCGCGCTGACCCGCTACCTCTGCGACAAGTACGGGCTGCCGAAGAACCGTACGGCGATCAAGGGGCACAACGAGCTGCCCGGCAACGATCACACCGACCCCGGCCCAAACTGGAACTGGAACTACTACATCTCGCTGGTCAACACCGGAGGCGGCTCGGGAGGTCGCTACCTGGCGGGATCACCAACGGACTTCACCGGTGACGGCCGCGACGACGTGGTCACCTTCACCCAGGGCAGCCTCAACGACGTCTACGTCGCCACCTCCACCGGCAGCGCCTTCTCCGGCACCTCCGCCAAGTGGAACGACTTCTTCGGCCTCAACGGCGAGACCCTGCTCAGCGGCGACGTCGACGGCGACGGCAAGGACGACATCCTCGCGTTCAGCCACGGAGCCCTCGCCGACGTGTACGTGGCCCTCTCCACCGGCACCGGCTTCAGCCCCAGCCAGAAGTGGCACGACTGGTTCGCGCCGAACGCCGAGGTCGCCGCGGTGGGCGACGTCAACGGCGACGGCCGCGACGACATCATCACCTTCACCCACGACACCAACGGCGACGTGTATGTCGCCCTCTCCACCGGCACCGGCTTCGGCCCCGGCCTGAAGTGGCACGAGTACTTCTCGATCGCCGGGGAGTATCCGGCCCTCGGTGACGTCAACGGCGACGGCCGCGACGACATCATCACCTTCACCCAGGGCCCGGTCACGGCGTCGGACGTCATCGTCGCCCTCTCCACCGGAACCGCGTTCGGGTCACCGCAGACGTGGCACGACCTGTTCGCCGTCGGCACCGAACAACCGCGCGTCGGGGACATCAACGGCGACGGCCGCGACGACATCGTCACGTTCACCTGCAACGCCGACGCCGACGTCTACGCCGCCGTCTCCACCGGCACCAGCTTCGCCGGGACCACAGTGAAGTGGAACGACTACTTCTGCCTGGCCGGCGAGTTCCCGTACCTCGGTGACGCCAACGGCGACGGCAAGGACGACATCATCGTCTTCACCAAGGGCGCCACCAACGACGTCCACGTCGGCCTCTCCACCGGCACCAACTTCCTCGGCGCCACCAAATGGCACGACTTCTTCGGCCTCAACGGCGAAACCACCCTCTGA
- a CDS encoding peptidoglycan DD-metalloendopeptidase family protein, translating into MAAPNFKAPFPCGQRWTYDHHSAEVRQALDFVRADGGTTGGTPQVASAAGVARQYSQPSGAGNYIVIDHGGGWTTYYFHLSAYSVASGAYVQQGQQIGITGSTGNSSGPHLHYEQLYNGVGQTIVINGVSLAPYPAQYNQKFLVSDNCGGSSGGRYLAGSPTDFTGDGRDDIVAFTRGSLNDVYVSASTGSSFAGTSVKWNDFFCLPGEFPYLGDYNGDGKDDIIVFTKGATNDVHVGLSTGTSFLGGAKWHDFFGLPNETTF; encoded by the coding sequence ATGGCCGCACCGAACTTCAAAGCGCCGTTCCCCTGCGGGCAACGCTGGACCTACGACCACCACAGCGCGGAGGTACGGCAGGCGTTGGACTTCGTACGCGCTGACGGCGGGACCACTGGAGGCACCCCGCAGGTCGCTTCCGCAGCGGGTGTGGCCCGGCAGTACTCGCAGCCGAGCGGAGCCGGCAACTACATCGTCATCGATCATGGTGGCGGGTGGACGACCTACTACTTCCACCTCAGCGCGTACTCGGTCGCCAGCGGCGCATACGTACAGCAGGGCCAGCAGATCGGCATCACCGGCAGCACGGGCAACTCCTCGGGGCCGCACCTGCACTACGAGCAGCTCTACAACGGTGTCGGGCAGACAATCGTCATCAACGGCGTCTCGCTCGCCCCCTACCCTGCCCAGTACAACCAGAAGTTCCTGGTCAGTGACAACTGCGGCGGGTCGTCCGGCGGCCGCTACCTGGCCGGCTCGCCCACGGACTTCACCGGCGACGGCCGCGACGACATCGTCGCGTTCACCCGTGGATCGCTCAACGACGTGTATGTGTCGGCATCCACCGGCTCCTCGTTCGCCGGGACGTCGGTGAAGTGGAACGACTTCTTCTGCCTGCCCGGCGAGTTCCCCTATCTGGGTGACTACAACGGCGACGGCAAGGACGACATCATCGTCTTCACCAAGGGCGCCACCAACGACGTCCACGTCGGCCTCTCCACCGGCACCAGCTTCCTCGGCGGCGCGAAGTGGCACGACTTCTTCGGCCTGCCCAACGAGACCACCTTCTAA